The Gemmatimonadaceae bacterium genome contains a region encoding:
- a CDS encoding PAS domain S-box protein, translating to MSHRIDSTLTADGNGAVEPAHMLEERFFDLSIDMLCVLGFNGYFRRLNRAWERTLGFTVEELRLRPFIEFVHPDDRARTLGQNGRVRGGGQALEFENRYLCKDGSFRWLRWNATPDPGQQLIYAVARDVTAAKNADAERERLVSQLTSALAEIKMLQGILPMCSYCRKVRDDEDYWLTVESYVSRYAQVSHGVCPDCMRQYVEPDLARMDTE from the coding sequence ATGAGCCACCGAATCGATTCGACGTTGACCGCCGACGGCAATGGCGCCGTCGAACCAGCCCATATGCTCGAAGAGCGGTTCTTCGATCTCTCGATCGACATGCTCTGCGTGCTCGGATTCAACGGCTACTTCCGGCGGTTGAACAGGGCCTGGGAGCGCACGTTGGGCTTTACGGTTGAGGAGCTCCGATTGCGTCCCTTCATCGAGTTCGTCCACCCGGACGACCGCGCGCGCACGCTCGGCCAGAACGGTCGGGTCAGGGGCGGCGGGCAGGCACTGGAATTCGAGAATCGCTACCTCTGCAAAGACGGCTCGTTCCGCTGGTTGCGGTGGAATGCGACGCCGGACCCTGGACAACAGCTCATTTACGCGGTGGCGCGCGACGTCACGGCGGCCAAGAATGCCGACGCGGAGCGCGAGCGCCTGGTTAGCCAGCTGACTTCCGCCCTCGCCGAGATCAAGATGCTGCAAGGTATCCTGCCGATGTGCTCATATTGCCGGAAGGTCCGCGACGACGAGGATTATTGGCTGACGGTGGAGTCGTACGTCTCGCGCTACGCGCAGGTGAGCCACGGCGTATGTCCCGACTGTATGCGGCAGTACGTCGAGCCGGACCTGGCGCGGATGGACACCGAATAA
- a CDS encoding ABC transporter permease, whose translation MRSIESDVKQAIRGFRRAPTFTATAIGVLALGIGLATAVFTVANAVLLRRLPVVDQDHIVVLYGEAPRKGLDNVPLDYDGAQEFFRFTRTLSRAAYVLYNGASPVTVRELAGTSRLQRALVSGNYFGVLGIRPLLGRTLRPEDDAPGAAPVLVLSHRFWQERFSGATDVLQRQITTLEDGRTYSIVGVMPPGLDFPRGADVWVSLLTAIPQPYTRYASLDIVGRLARGSTPSDAQNEITTFFHRNGTAAFFADVRGVAHTLPELVLGDVRAPLVAFALAAGLLLLITCVNVANLLLVRGLARVREIGIRSALGASRGRLVRQLLTELAVLALAGGALGALIAAALVRGFVAIAPNGIPRLDEIGVSGSMLGAAVATTAIAALLSSITPTLMASRTDLQGALRSDGRQSASRSSRLLSESLVAAQVALAVLVLSAAGILSRSLWRLQRADLAFMPAHVIVAELVLQRDHDQSAANGLIERLLTSIQAMPGILAASPVVSVPYSDTRSWEGRPSAEGQSEEEAAHNPMLDFEVIGPQFFAALGLPVTKGRAFAEADRAGAPQVVMLSEGAAHYYWPNADPIGKRIQRGASPASGFMTVIGVVPDTRYRNLRERRATIYFPLLQSQFPFAPTTLIVRTTRSPGDVAATLRNVAADVAPDVALARVVPFDDLLAGPLAQPRMNALLLILFGLSAVVLASVGLFGILATMVRQRRRELGIRMTLGASPAEVARLVVRRGVLLATLGTVSGMIAALATNRLLTSLLFEVSPSDAVTLGIVATIIGVVALLASAIPARSSSRVDPAIALRAD comes from the coding sequence ATGCGGAGCATCGAGTCGGACGTCAAGCAAGCCATCCGCGGCTTTCGCCGCGCACCGACATTCACGGCAACGGCCATCGGCGTACTCGCGCTCGGCATCGGACTCGCGACTGCGGTGTTCACCGTCGCGAACGCGGTGCTGCTTCGCCGGCTCCCCGTCGTCGATCAGGATCACATCGTCGTGCTCTACGGCGAGGCACCGAGGAAGGGCCTGGACAATGTCCCCCTCGATTACGACGGCGCGCAGGAGTTCTTCCGCTTCACTCGGACGCTGAGTCGCGCCGCGTACGTTCTGTACAATGGCGCGTCGCCCGTCACCGTTCGTGAGCTCGCCGGGACGTCTCGCCTCCAACGCGCGCTCGTCTCGGGCAATTATTTCGGCGTCCTCGGTATTCGGCCACTGCTGGGCAGAACGCTGCGACCCGAAGACGACGCGCCGGGCGCGGCGCCGGTGCTGGTGCTGAGTCATCGTTTCTGGCAAGAGCGCTTCAGCGGCGCCACCGATGTCCTGCAGCGACAGATCACGACGCTCGAGGATGGCCGAACTTATTCGATCGTTGGAGTGATGCCGCCAGGTCTCGATTTCCCGCGCGGCGCCGATGTGTGGGTCTCGCTCCTCACGGCGATTCCTCAACCATACACTCGTTATGCGAGTCTCGACATCGTCGGCCGCCTGGCACGTGGCTCAACTCCGTCCGACGCGCAGAACGAGATAACCACGTTCTTCCATCGAAATGGAACTGCCGCGTTCTTCGCCGACGTGCGCGGCGTTGCTCACACGCTCCCCGAGCTCGTGTTGGGCGACGTGCGTGCGCCACTCGTTGCGTTCGCTCTTGCCGCTGGTCTGCTGCTGCTCATCACGTGCGTCAACGTTGCGAATCTGTTGCTGGTCCGAGGACTGGCGCGCGTTCGCGAGATCGGCATTCGGTCGGCGCTCGGCGCCAGCCGCGGGCGACTCGTCCGTCAACTGCTGACCGAGCTCGCTGTCCTGGCTCTCGCCGGTGGCGCGCTGGGCGCCTTGATTGCCGCCGCGCTCGTGCGCGGCTTCGTCGCCATCGCGCCGAACGGGATTCCGCGCCTCGATGAGATCGGTGTGAGCGGCTCGATGCTCGGTGCGGCCGTCGCGACCACCGCGATCGCGGCCCTGCTCTCGTCGATCACGCCCACGCTGATGGCGTCCCGGACGGACCTTCAGGGCGCCTTGCGGTCCGATGGACGCCAAAGCGCGAGCCGTAGCTCACGACTACTCAGCGAGTCGTTGGTCGCAGCACAGGTGGCGCTCGCCGTGCTCGTGCTGTCGGCCGCGGGCATTCTCTCCCGCAGCCTCTGGCGCCTGCAGCGAGCCGATCTGGCCTTCATGCCCGCGCATGTCATCGTCGCCGAGTTGGTGCTTCAGCGCGATCACGACCAGTCGGCCGCGAATGGGTTGATTGAGCGACTTCTCACCTCCATCCAGGCGATGCCAGGCATCCTCGCCGCATCTCCCGTCGTGTCCGTCCCATACTCCGACACGAGGAGCTGGGAAGGGCGGCCGAGCGCCGAGGGTCAGTCCGAGGAGGAAGCGGCGCATAATCCGATGCTCGACTTCGAGGTTATCGGGCCGCAGTTCTTCGCCGCGCTCGGTCTCCCCGTCACCAAGGGACGCGCCTTTGCCGAAGCGGATCGCGCCGGCGCGCCGCAGGTGGTCATGCTGAGCGAGGGCGCGGCCCATTACTACTGGCCTAACGCGGACCCGATCGGGAAGCGCATCCAGCGCGGAGCATCCCCGGCTTCAGGATTCATGACCGTGATTGGCGTAGTGCCGGATACACGTTATCGGAATCTGCGCGAGCGTCGTGCGACGATCTATTTCCCGCTGCTGCAGTCACAGTTCCCCTTCGCACCGACGACGCTCATCGTGCGAACGACACGATCTCCCGGCGATGTCGCAGCCACGCTGAGAAACGTTGCCGCCGACGTCGCGCCCGACGTTGCGCTCGCGCGCGTCGTACCGTTCGACGATCTGCTCGCCGGCCCGCTCGCGCAGCCGCGGATGAACGCGCTCCTGCTCATTCTCTTCGGGCTGAGCGCCGTCGTCCTCGCAAGCGTTGGCTTGTTTGGCATTCTGGCCACCATGGTGCGTCAGCGCCGGCGCGAGTTGGGTATTCGCATGACCCTCGGCGCGTCACCGGCCGAGGTCGCCCGCCTCGTCGTACGCCGCGGTGTTCTACTCGCAACGTTAGGCACGGTGAGCGGCATGATCGCTGCGTTGGCGACGAATCGTCTCCTCACTTCGCTGCTCTTCGAGGTTTCGCCGAGTGACGCTGTGACGTTAGGCATCGTGGCCACGATCATCGGCGTCGTCGCACTCCTGGCGAGCGCCATTCCAGCACGGTCGAGCAGCCGTGTCGACCCCGCAATCGCGTTGCGGGCTGATTAG
- a CDS encoding cupredoxin domain-containing protein, whose product MKTIITAQTLCYLTLALALGCSKEPARGTEAARAAPYRPQTRNITITTVPLLVKEQQGVLPFLTRDFAKGGVLEGKEVYAFSPSNVVVVEGDTIHFTFINPEDDVHSFVLPDLTVPLSPQKSTSATYVAKRAGIYPFVCAIASHLPMMSGQLIVLAPPSVATSTN is encoded by the coding sequence ATGAAAACGATCATCACTGCGCAGACTCTCTGCTATCTGACTCTCGCGCTCGCACTCGGGTGTTCCAAGGAGCCGGCTCGAGGCACAGAGGCAGCGCGTGCGGCGCCTTACCGACCGCAGACTCGCAACATCACGATCACGACTGTGCCTCTCCTCGTGAAGGAACAGCAGGGCGTGCTCCCCTTCCTGACGAGAGACTTCGCAAAGGGGGGTGTGCTGGAGGGAAAGGAGGTTTACGCGTTCTCGCCATCGAATGTCGTAGTCGTGGAGGGTGACACGATCCATTTCACATTCATCAATCCCGAGGACGACGTGCATTCGTTCGTGCTTCCGGACCTCACCGTGCCATTGTCCCCGCAGAAATCGACGAGCGCGACATACGTTGCGAAGCGCGCGGGCATCTACCCATTCGTCTGCGCCATCGCCTCGCACCTGCCGATGATGTCAGGGCAGCTGATCGTGTTGGCACCGCCGTCCGTCGCGACGAGCACGAACTAG